GGTGTTCACGATCGATCCGCGCAGCGTCAACGGCTACGCCCTTGGAGAGCATGGAGAGTCGCAGTTCGTGGCCTGGTCCCATGTAACCATCGGCGGCAAGCCGATTCTGCAGATTATGGAGCAGCACCGCGAACGCTTCAGCAGCCTGGACCTTATGGATATCGCCCGCAAGACGAAGGATGCCGGCTGGGAGATTTTTACGCGCAAAGGCTCAACTCACTTCGGAATCGGCAGTGCGCTCGCCTATATCACCCGCTCCATTCTGAATGACGAGCACAAAATCATCGCCGTCTCCGCCATCCTGGACGGGGAATACGGACAAAGCGGCGTATGTGCCGGAGTTCCGGCCATTATCAGCAGCAGCGGCATTCAGGAATTGCTGGAGCTGAATCTCAGCGATACGGAGATGTCCAAATTCACCGCCTCCTGCAGCATCATCCGCGCGGGAATTGATAGCCTCACGCTGGAGGAGCATCACTGAGCTTAACAGCACAGCCTATACAAGCAAACACCCCTCTGCTTCACACAGTAACCTGTGCGGCAGAGGGGTGTTTGCGATAATTTTACCTGATATTATTGAAACTTCTCGATCTCGCTCCGCAATTCGCTCATTAACTGGTTGAGGGATTCGGCTGAGGTGACGACCTGGCCCATCAGATTCCGCTGCTCGGTGGAAGCCTCCGCCACCATCTCGGCGCTCTCGGCAGAATCTCTGGCAATAATCAGCATATCGGAGATAGAGGCTGTAATCTCCTCTGTCCCGGCAGACATCTGCTCATTGACGGCAGAGACGTCCTGAATTTGAATCGATACCTCACGGATGGACGAGCGGATATGGTCGAAGGAGGTGCCTACGTTTTGCATTTTACCCACCCCGTCTCCGATCTCAGCAATGCTCTTCTCCATAGAAATCTCGGCCGCTCTGGTGGATTCCTGAATCTGACGGATCAGCTCCACAATATTCACAATGGCACTGTTCGTGCGCTCTGCCAGCTTCTTCACTTCATTCGCCACCACGCCGAACCCGCGCCCGTGCTCGCCTGCTCTGGCCGCTTCAATCGACGCATTGAGGGATAACAGCCCCGTCTGGTTGGAGATTTCGGAGATTACATCAACAATCTGGCCAATCTGTTCGGATTGAGTGCTCAGATTGCTGATCAGAGCCGAGGTCTCCTCCGCAGCGCCGCTGATGACAGTCATCTGCTTAAGTGTGGATTGAATCTCCACATATCCGTTCTCGACCTCGGTGCTGACCGTCTCTGCCTGGTCCGACACATTGACGGAGGATTCCGCAATCCGCTGCAGCCCGATCGCCATCTCCTCCGTAGCTCTGGCCGCCTGCTCCGAGCCCTTGAACTGTTCGCCCATGCCCTGGGCAACCTCCTGGACGACCGTCTCAATCTCTGCCGACGTATTCGAGGTCTGGCTGGCGTAATTCAGCACGCTTTCTGCCGAGACAGCAACCTGCGCCACTGTAGCATCGATTTTGCCGACAATGCCGGATAATGATCCGATCATATCATTAATGCTCTGGCTCATCTGGCCAATCTCATCACCCGAGCGCACCTTCACCCGTTCACTGAGATGGCCGTCCGCCACTTTCTTCATCACCCCGGAGATTGCTACAATCGGCTTCACAATCAGACGGGTCAGAGACAAGGCCAAGGCAATGACCGCCAGAATGATGATTACAATGAACAATGTGGATATCCGCTGGGCTGAGGTGACTTTGGCGGTAATCTCGCTTTTGGGAACCGTAATCAGCAGCTTCCAGTCTGTGCCCGGGACGGTACGGAAATAGGTAATCACCTGCTTGCCGTCCTCTCCCTTGTAGGCCTCCGAGCCTGCTTCCTTGCCGAGAATATGCCCTACAGCCTGCTTCATCTCTGTAGTCTTCGCGTAGTCAGCGATATTCTTGCCGATCCGCTCGGTCTCGGAGTAGGCGTAATAATCACCCTTGCCCGAGATTACGTATCCGTAGCCGGTATCGCCCACGTGGATATTTTTGCCCATCTCCATCAGAATGTCCGGTGTCACCGAGAAAGCGATGCCGCCGCCAAACTGCTTGTCCTTGTCCACGACCGGAACGAATACCGGGATAATATATTTACTGAGCTGTTCCAGATAAGACATCTCCGCTACAGCCGGAGCAAGACTCTCCTTAGCCTGCAGGAAATATGCCGATTGTCCTACATCCGCCGTAAGCTTAAGAGAATTGGCCAGAATGCCTTGCTTGTTAATGACGCTGTAGCCTTCGGACTGAGTATCGCTCTCTTCGAGTACCTTGACCACAGGAAAAATAGTATCGGGTCTTGCGGTATCGAATTCAGGATGCTGCGCAATCAGCTCCTGGACCGCAGATGTCCGCGTATTCAGCCACTCTGCAATCCGTGTCGTATTCATCTCCAGAATATTCTGGGCGAGCTCCTCACTGTCGTCTCTGGTTACACCCCCGAAGTACTGCATGAAAAAGATCGTGACTCCAAGCAGAGGTACAATAGCAATTGCCAAAATAACAAGCGAATACTTGCTTTGCAGCGATAATGATTTTCCATTCTTTGCATTCATTTTCAATTTGGACCGTACACTTGCCTCATTCACCGCAAAATCCCCCTAGAACCCCATTGTGGTCTTCCATATGCTGTAAATATATATTGATATATCGGCATAAATAGACAAAAAGCATAACAAATGCAATAAAAATAAGCCTTAAGACCCAAAAATTAGGATCATTAAGGCTTATACTTTTCATAATTATTTCATTATCGATTCAAATCACACGATTATACCGACTTCGGCGGCTGCAAGGCGCGCATGCTGTTCAGTACAGCAAGTACAGTAACTCCGACATCTGAGAATACGGCCTCCCACATGGTGGCAATTCCGAACGCTCCCAGCAGCAGGAAGACCGCTTTGACTCCCAGCGCAAAAGCAATGTTCTGCCAGACAATGGTCCGCGTCCGTTTGGCGATTCCGATGGCGGAAGCGATTTTGGAAGGCTCATCCGTCATGATGACAATATCCGCAGCCTCAATGGCTGCATCCGAGCCAAGTCCGCCCATGGCAATCCCAACATCCGCTCTGGCCAGCACCGGAGTATCATTAATCCCGTCCCCGACAAAAATGATCTTCTCCTTCGGACCCTTCTCCCGCTCCAGCTGTTCAATCGCCGCGACCTTATCTCCCGGCAGCAGCTCTGCATGAATCTCCTGAATGCCCAGCTGTCTGCCGACAGACTCGGCTACCGGAGAAGCGTCACCAGTCAGCATAACCGTCTTGTGGATTCCCAGTGCATTCAGAGCCTGAATCGCCTTAAGAGAATCGTCCTTCACTTCATCTGCAATGACGAGATAGCCTGCGTAGCGCTTATCTACAGCAATATGAACGATCGTCCCGTACTCCTGCGGGGTTACGCTGGCAATCCCTTCACGCTCCATCAGCCGCGCATTCCCGGCCAGCACTGCCTTCCCCTCCACGGTAACTGCGATGCCATGGCCGGAGATTTCGTTATAGCCTTTAATGGCTTCACCAGGAATAGCTTCGCCATAGGCTGCACGGATGGATTCTGCAATCGGATGGCTGGAATGGCTCTCCGCATAAGCCGCTACCCGCAGCAGCTCCTGCCCGGTGAAGCCTTCCGCCGGAACATTGCCGGTTACCGTGAACTGGCCTTTGGTCAAGGTTCCTGTCTTATCGAACACAACGATCTTCACATCATTCAAGGCTTCCAGATAGTTGCTGCCCTTCACCAGAATCCCGTTCTTCGACGCGGCACCAATCCCGCCGAAGAACCCGAGGGGAATCGACACGACAAGCGCACAAGGGCAAGAGATAACGAGGAAGACCAGTGCACGGTAGATCCAGTCGGAGAAGGTGGCTCCGCTCAGAACCAGCGGCGGAACCACTGCCAGCAGCAGCGCTGTTATGACTACGACCGGCGTATAGGCACGGGCGAATTTGGTGATGAAATTCTCTGTCTTCGCTTTGTTATTCGTAGCATTCTGAACCAGCTCCAGAATCTGCGAGACTGCGGATTCGCCGAAGTCCTTGGTCACTTCAATGGTAATCACGCCATTGCGGTTAATGAATCCGCTTAGCACCTGGCTTCCCGGCTGTGTCGAGCGGGGAACCGATTCTCCGGTCAGCGCCGAAGTATCCATCATCGCGCTGCCCTCAAGAATAATTCCGTCCAGCGGAACCTTCTCGCCGGGCTTAACCACGATGCTGTCCCCTACTCTAACCTCTTCGGGGGATACCTTGCGCAGATTATTGCCTTCCTTCAGATAAGCGAATTCCGGCCGGATATCCATCAGCGCTGTAATCGAACGGCGTGAACGGTTCACAGCCATTCCCTGGAATAGCTCCCCTACCTGATAGAAGAGCATAACCGCGACGCCTTCGGGATATTCGCCGATGGCGAAAGCACCGATGGTCGCAAGGGCCATCAGGAAGTTCTCATCGAACACCTGGCCCCTTACAATATTCCGGGCAGCGGCGAGGACGACCTCTCCGCCGACAATCAGATAGGCTGCCAGGAAGATCAGCAGCTCGGTAATTCCGCTGACCGGCAGGAACATCCCGGCAGCAGCCAGAATGGCACCGCCGCCCAGCCGCATCAGGATGCGGCGCGTATCGCCCTCCCCATGCTCATGGCTGTGTCCGTGGCCGTGTGAATCCTCCTGGCTGTGGCTGTGCTCAGCAGCATGTGAATGCTGATGGCCGTCTTCCTGGGAATGCCCTTCTCCATGGGCATGCTCATGACCGTGCGGTTCGCCGTGGGTATGAACATGGCCCTGTCCTTGAACCGCTACGCCGCGTACCTGAGCTGCCCCCTCCGCAGACAACGGCTTCTTAACTGCCCGTGAAGCTGGAACCGCCCGCGGCTTCACATGCGGCTCCAGCTTGGTAATTGTATGCTCGGCCTGCTCAGCGATCTCATCCGCAGCAGCCGCCGTTGTCTCCAGTGTCATGGTCTTCGTGGCGAAGTTGACGGAGCAGGAGGACACGCCTTCAATCTTCTTGACCTTATTCTCGATCTTCATTGCGCAGTTCGCGCAG
The sequence above is a segment of the Paenibacillus sp. FSL R7-0204 genome. Coding sequences within it:
- a CDS encoding heavy metal translocating P-type ATPase, whose amino-acid sequence is MSTVEDNVKRKWVLDGLDCANCAMKIENKVKKIEGVSSCSVNFATKTMTLETTAAAADEIAEQAEHTITKLEPHVKPRAVPASRAVKKPLSAEGAAQVRGVAVQGQGHVHTHGEPHGHEHAHGEGHSQEDGHQHSHAAEHSHSQEDSHGHGHSHEHGEGDTRRILMRLGGGAILAAAGMFLPVSGITELLIFLAAYLIVGGEVVLAAARNIVRGQVFDENFLMALATIGAFAIGEYPEGVAVMLFYQVGELFQGMAVNRSRRSITALMDIRPEFAYLKEGNNLRKVSPEEVRVGDSIVVKPGEKVPLDGIILEGSAMMDTSALTGESVPRSTQPGSQVLSGFINRNGVITIEVTKDFGESAVSQILELVQNATNNKAKTENFITKFARAYTPVVVITALLLAVVPPLVLSGATFSDWIYRALVFLVISCPCALVVSIPLGFFGGIGAASKNGILVKGSNYLEALNDVKIVVFDKTGTLTKGQFTVTGNVPAEGFTGQELLRVAAYAESHSSHPIAESIRAAYGEAIPGEAIKGYNEISGHGIAVTVEGKAVLAGNARLMEREGIASVTPQEYGTIVHIAVDKRYAGYLVIADEVKDDSLKAIQALNALGIHKTVMLTGDASPVAESVGRQLGIQEIHAELLPGDKVAAIEQLEREKGPKEKIIFVGDGINDTPVLARADVGIAMGGLGSDAAIEAADIVIMTDEPSKIASAIGIAKRTRTIVWQNIAFALGVKAVFLLLGAFGIATMWEAVFSDVGVTVLAVLNSMRALQPPKSV
- a CDS encoding methyl-accepting chemotaxis protein, which codes for MNEASVRSKLKMNAKNGKSLSLQSKYSLVILAIAIVPLLGVTIFFMQYFGGVTRDDSEELAQNILEMNTTRIAEWLNTRTSAVQELIAQHPEFDTARPDTIFPVVKVLEESDTQSEGYSVINKQGILANSLKLTADVGQSAYFLQAKESLAPAVAEMSYLEQLSKYIIPVFVPVVDKDKQFGGGIAFSVTPDILMEMGKNIHVGDTGYGYVISGKGDYYAYSETERIGKNIADYAKTTEMKQAVGHILGKEAGSEAYKGEDGKQVITYFRTVPGTDWKLLITVPKSEITAKVTSAQRISTLFIVIIILAVIALALSLTRLIVKPIVAISGVMKKVADGHLSERVKVRSGDEIGQMSQSINDMIGSLSGIVGKIDATVAQVAVSAESVLNYASQTSNTSAEIETVVQEVAQGMGEQFKGSEQAARATEEMAIGLQRIAESSVNVSDQAETVSTEVENGYVEIQSTLKQMTVISGAAEETSALISNLSTQSEQIGQIVDVISEISNQTGLLSLNASIEAARAGEHGRGFGVVANEVKKLAERTNSAIVNIVELIRQIQESTRAAEISMEKSIAEIGDGVGKMQNVGTSFDHIRSSIREVSIQIQDVSAVNEQMSAGTEEITASISDMLIIARDSAESAEMVAEASTEQRNLMGQVVTSAESLNQLMSELRSEIEKFQ
- a CDS encoding L-lactate dehydrogenase, with amino-acid sequence MKSKSRKVAIVGSGMVGSSVAYSMVNQAVCDEIMMIDRTYDRAMAQALDLSHCMDFTGTRTKVYAGTASDCAGMDVVILTAGANPKPGQTRLDVLDAAAVITREIITEIMAGGFDGIFVVAANPVDIVTYLVWQISGLPRHRVIGTGTSIDSSRLKTLLSEVFTIDPRSVNGYALGEHGESQFVAWSHVTIGGKPILQIMEQHRERFSSLDLMDIARKTKDAGWEIFTRKGSTHFGIGSALAYITRSILNDEHKIIAVSAILDGEYGQSGVCAGVPAIISSSGIQELLELNLSDTEMSKFTASCSIIRAGIDSLTLEEHH